GCTCGGGTTTTGATTCTGAATCCTGCAGAATCCCTCGGCAGATAAAAGTCGGATTTTAAACTTTGTTTCAGGTACTCTGAGAGGAATGATAGTATTCGTGGGATTggatgacgaagaaaagTGGCAGGATCGGACGGACAAATGGGGCTGATGTCAGATTTGCTCGGATGGCATGGCCTCCACGTGTGTCCGATTAAACTCCGTTCCAGAACCAAATAGAAGCCTTGAAGATAGTATAGAACAACAAAATGGGCCCAGTTCAACCATATCCAGGATTTGACGGGATGAGTGAATAGTCGCTACGAGCTGGTATCTCAACATGGCCTTCCGTATCCCCTTCGCTCAGTCCTTCTGGCAGGAATACCTGTCCGGCCAGGAAGCCAACCTGCCTCGTCTTCCCGAAGTCCAGCAAGTCACCGAGAGAGTGATGCGCATTCTCGGAGGCAATCCCGGGCGCATGCAGCTGCAAGGGACCAACACGTACCTCGTGGGGACGGGCAAATTCCGAATTCTCATTGACACCAGCCAGGTAGTCCACCTCTACCTTCCTGCTATGAATACTTCTAACGCCGAACAGGGTGAAGCAAGCTGGATTCAAGCTCTCACGGAACAACTAGAATCCAACGGTCTAGAAATCTCCCACGTCCTGCTCACTCATTGGCACGGCGATCATACCGGCGGAGTCCCCGACCTCATCAGCTACAACCCCGAACTGTCCTCTAGAGTATACAAAAACACCCCCGATCTCGGCCAACAAGCCATCCACGATGGCCAAAAGTTCCAAGTAGAGGGCGCAACTATCCGCGCTGTCTTTACTCCCGGCCACGCCTTTGACCACATGTGCTTCctcttggaggaagaaaacgcCCTCTTCACCGGGGACAATGTGTTGGGACACGGTTACTCCGTCGTGGAAGATTTAGGGACGTATATGACCAGCCTGTCACGCATGGCGGACCTCAATTGCGCGCTTGGATACCCAGCGCATGGAACACGCATCGAGGATCTTCCGGCTAAGATGAAGGAATATATTCAGCATAAAGAGTCGAGGATGCGGCAGGTACTGGCCGCGTTGGAGAGAAGTCGGGCGAGGATGGCAGCGACCGGGGGAGGGCGTCGTGCCGGCGCTTTAACGTTTCCGGAGCTTATTAACTCTATGTATGGAGGAATTCCGGATGAGGTTGAGCAGGCTTTGACGCCGTTCTTGAGTCAGGTTTTGTGGAAGTTGGCGGAGGACCGGAAGGTTGGGTTTGAGGGAGAGCCGAATCAGAGACGGTGGTTTGCAGTGGGGcagccagctgcagctgcggTGAGGTTGTAGATTCATTTCAATACTCTGTTTGTAGTTAGTTGCTGTTCTTGTTCATACCAGTTGTTGTGCTGAATACAGTCCTTCAGTTTGAATAGCTAGACCAATGCTCCGTGATAATAAAATCGTGGCTTACTCTCATTCTTGACCAATATGTCGCAAGCACAGTTCATGACTCGGAAAATCAGATTCATAATCCCATTATTGTTACTAGAACAGTTGTTCCTATTATAGTTGACGACCGAACATAGTATTGACAATTCTTATATTGTGGTAAACATAGCAAACACTATATGGGTTATCCCACAAGCTATCAATTCACTGCATAAAATCAACTCCAAATTCAGTGGGAACGTAAATGAACTATCTCGACATCCAGACATAACTCCCAGCACACCAGATACAGCTGTTAATCAATGAGCCTCCACTTCCTTCATCGcagtcatcatcttcttcttttccgcaatctccatccactccctcatAGGCCGATGCAACTGGAAGAACCTCTGCCTAGACCTTCTCACAGCCTCCTGACAGCGTCTCCACGCACGATCATAGTACCCCGTCACAGCAGCATCCAACTCCCCTTCCTTACCCATCAACGCCTCCGCCAGCTCCACCGCATCAACTAAGGCATGATTACCCCCTTCACCTCCGAAAATCGGCATCGCATGCCACGAGTCCCCAATAAACACTACACCTTGCTTCTGCGCAGCATTCACATCCTCCCTCGTCACCGACACACACCGACTCACCCAGTTGAAGACCCGATGAGTCGGCAACGCCTCAGCATTAAGCAGCTGGGACCACGGCCTCGCCAGATCCCGAGACGCAATTTCCTCTAGCAGTGCCGGAGGAATCTGCTTAGCCTCCGCGGCAGAGACATGCGGCCGATAGAGGGGATCCTCGGTATCCTTATTGGCTATACTCGGTCTCGAATACGACCAGTCGAGATGGACATGCGTCGGGGTGATATTACAAACAGTAATGGGGGTATTAAACCCATcgcccacaccagccagAATATTCGATGGTCCGGAGTGCGGACGGATCAGATCATCGAATTCCTTGCGCGGGAGTTCCAATTCGCCATGGTACACCACCACGGGCACAATATCCGGGCTCACATGAGGCAGGATCTGAGAGCGCACGGTAGAGTGCACGCCATCAGCTGCGATGACAAGAGAGCCCTGGTATTTTGCGCCGTTCTCGAAAGTGGCCGTCACGTTGCCCATTGAGCCCTGCACGCTGCGGAGACGGTGGCCGTAGCGGATGTCCACTTCCTCGTCGCCGCTATCGGCGATCCAGGTGCGGAGGGCATTCCGGTTTGCCCGCACGATGCATTGCTTGACTTCTGGGTCTGGAGCGACTAGCAGGTTTCCGGTATGGTTGTCCCGGAGGGCTTGGTCGATCCAGCCGGTTCCGCCGAGGATGCGGTCCGGGGCGACGCCCCGGGTGAGACTGCGGAGGGGCAGGTCGCCCAGGGCTGTAAGGAGGGAGGTGTAGCCCCATTCGCGGAGGCTAATGGCGTAGCCTTGGGTGCGGTCGGGGGTGGAGGCTTCGAAGACGATGTTGGGAATGGAGGCGTTGGTGAGAATGCGGGAGACGGTGAGGCCGGAGAGGCCAgcgccgatgatgaggatgggagggGTCATTGTCTTCGATCAGTAGAGAATAGGCAATGTGTTGTTATGGTTCTACTCTTCATGACATGCTCTATTTTATCACTTTCTCTCAATTTCTGCCGGACGGATTAGCATTCGCTCGGTGTATAGTCTGACTAGATGTGTTTGGCCCCCACGATGGGAATCCGATCATGACATTATCAAAAGCCGGTCGGAGTAAATTCTTAGTTGTCCGCTCAGTTTTGCGTCGGATTCTAACTCTATTCCTGTTTCTGTATCAGTTTCATGTCCATGTGGCATGCAACTGCGTCTTTGACGTTTTCCGAAGTCCTGTCCGATCTGACACTGTATACTCCCCGAGGAGGGAGTATAAAATGTCTCTCCGCCACGAacaacctcaccatcatAGCAACGCAACCACTCAAACAGCAAGCAAAGCTCATCacttcaatcaatcaaatctttactcaatcaatccaagatgtcctcaaccaccacaaccaccacaacaacctcctccaccccacccaaaccccaaccccaaccccaagaaCAAATTTACACCCCCTGGCGCCTCTTCATCTACGACATCTGGGTCCTCGGCATCGTAAGCACCCTCGCCTGGGGCTGCCGAATCAGCACCTACCTAATCCCCTTATTCCGGTCCAACGTGGGCAAAAACCACCTGGACATCGGCGCCGGCACCGGCTATTACCTTAACCAAGCGCAGATCCCGTCCAGCACGACCCTCACAATCGTGGACAACGAAACGCACGCACTCAACGTGGCCCTAGCGCGCTGCAAACACCCCTCCACCCAAACCCACGGCATGGTCACCGACATCCTGCAAccatcccccttccccgACACCTACTCCACCAACGAAAAGCAAAAATTCGACTCCGTCTCAATGTACTACCTCCTGCACTGCCTGCCCGTCCCCATGGCCAGCAAATGCAAGATCTTCACGCACATCAAGAAATACATGACGGAGGACGGGGTGGTTCATGGTGCGAATGTGCTGGGTAAGGGGGTCAGGAAGGATAATTGGTTTGCGGCGATTATTCGACGTGGATGTTTGAATCATGGGGTGTTTCATAATGAGGAGGATAATGCGTTTGAGTTTGAGAAGGCCCTTAGGGAGAATTTTTGGGAGGTGCAGACTTGGGTAGTTGGGagtgtttttgtttttagGGCTAAGAGGCCGATTTTTGATGCTTAGAGGGGTTTGAGTAGTGGCTACTGGTTTAGTGCTTAAGGGTGGGGATGTGgtaggggaagggaaggataGAGGGAGAGGTACGGTGGTAGATACATGGGGATCTTTTGCTGTGTTAGGCTTAGAGGAGCATTTAGTACTCGGTTTTGTTTCAGAATTGAACAGTCTGCTTACTGTATCATCAACACCAGGGAGAACTATAAGTAGTTAAGCACTGGCATCGGCTTTTAATCGTCTTTTGCGGGTTTTAACCCCTCCACCCAGAACTACTAAACAGGTTCATGTCTTGTCCGAAAGGAATCGCCAAGTGTGTCTAGATTAAGATTCTCGCTTCGTTCACAATCATATCATCGTTACTAGCAAAACAGCACTAAACAAGCCACACCAGCTACTATTAACTCCCCCAGTTCATATCAAAGAAGAACATATCCGGCCCCGCGATCTCATTGAACGGAATCCCCGAGAACAGCTCCTCCCACATCATATCCGCCCCCGGATCCATTCCGTCCGCTACCGCCGTCGTCGTTGGAGGTACCCCGAAGAGCGAAGGGTTGTCCAACGACGGCGGCGAGAGCGCCTCCCAGGTGGATACCGGAAGGAGGGACGGCATCCCCAGATCCGCAGGCGGGGTGGATCCGGTGGGCACCGGCCAAGAGCAACCGGACACATGTCGGTCATCATTACTGCTCTGCGGCCGAGGCACGCCCGGGAATGTTGGCGGAGTGGCTGGGCTCCAGTTGGTGCTAGGGAGACTGCTCGGTGGAAGTGCGGCTGGTACCGCCAGTTTCTCTCTCATACGCCGCATGAGTTGCCCGAACGGGCCGCCGAGGGACCGTCCCAGCGTCGCCTCATGCTGCAGGTACGACGACTCGAGCAGCGGCCAGGCGTACCGCACCAGGGCAGTGTCGCTGCTCACGTAGCACTCCGCCAGAGCCATGGCCAGTGCGTACCAGGGAATTGTCACGTACCAGCGGAAGCCCTCGGCGCGGGGATCTGTGTGCATGAGCTGCGCTTTCTCCAGCACGGGAAGGCAGAGACGCAGCAGTTCGGTGTTACCCTCGCGGCGAGGCGGCGGTGCTCGTCCGTGCCACTGAAGCGGCCGCGCGGCTGCCAGTCGTACCGTCGCGATTAGACTCTGCGTGCCGTGCCAGGTGAACCACGCATACGCAGAGGTGCCGGGGTCGCAGAAATGGAGGAGTCGCAGTGCTTCTTGTTCAAAGTGCCGGGCTTGCTGTTGCGGCCAATTGGGGTCGCATGTGCGGGAGCGGGATGTTGAAGTGCCGGAGGTAGAGGATGCGGGTGTTGAAATGCCCCCATCAACCTTGCGATCGTGTTGAGCAAAGTTGAGAAGACGACCCGTACGCTGTGCATGGTAGGTAACCAGCGCAAAGGTCGTGTCTGTCAAACCCTCCCGGTTGGGGTCGCAGTGTGCAGCCGTGGTCGGATCAAAGTCCGAGTCATTGATgtggtgaggaagagctgTGGATGCCGACTCGTCGACGCTGATAAGTGGCTCGGATGCCTGACCGAATGAGGCCTGCAAATCCATCAGGCAAATGGTGAACCACAGGCGCCTCCGCATCTGCTGATCGAAAAAGGTCTCTGTCTCAGGATCTAGATAAAGACCGAGGCCTTTTCCGATTCGTACAGCCAGCGCGATCAGAGTCCAGACAGCTGGAGTCCGATCTTCCGATCTCCTAGCTACCTAAAGAAAGTCAGTTTGATTTCGCTCCTTTCTGGGTCAGGTCCGATTCATACCAGATACAGAATAAACGCTTGCAGGACGGTAATATCGCGGCTGGTGAGCAAACCTGCACGGCCAATGGCCGTCTCACAGGCCACACGAGACTCAGCCAACAAATCTGCCTTGCTGGCATGAAACATTACTGAGCACTGGTTTTCCGTCATGCTGCTAATAGCCGAGTAGCAGACGGCGGAACCCAGTGCCTCTACTGAAGGGTGGCCATCGGCGTACGCCAGATAGGGTTCGCCCTGAACCATCCATCGGTTCAGCGACGGGCGATGGAGAATCTTGATCACGGGGTCGACTTGTTGGAGGTACACTTCACAGAGCTGACGAGCGACCACCGGGTTATGCAGCGGACTCATGGACCGTAGGGCTGCAGAAGGATTGCTAGCCCCCAGGCCAAGAACCCCGATTCCGTCATCATTGGGTGGCTCAGCCTTGGCTGAGTCGGAGGAAGGGATCGGGCCCTCTTGTCCTCCGGCCAGCGATGATTCGACCACATCGCGGAGTCCGTGAATCTGCATGTGTCCGCGTCAgcattctttccttcctggtCCAGGTTGGCAGACCTACTTCATCCACCAAGTCGGCCCAGAACTGATCGGGCCGTTGCAACATGAGACGCTTAGAAACAATAGAACTATTTAGGATGGGGGAAGTATTAGGATCAGGAGCCGTTTGGAATGTGGAAGTGTCGGATAATTGGACGGACTGGTCATTACCGAGGTCAGCATTCCGCGAGGCTGAAATAGCAGGGGTGTAGCCCACCTGTTCCCGCGAAGTTGCGGACGGAGTTCGTGTATGGGAGTGGGAGCTCATCCCCTGGATGAGAGCTTCTAATCGGTGTATTCGTTCCTGGAGATCCTCATTGACGGGGACCGTGGGCTGGATCATCCGGTCGGTGTCCCCAGGAGCTGATGTGGGCGGAGGCGATGACACTCGACGCGGACGAGTGGCATGTCGGCCTCGGGGCAGTCGTGTGCGATAGATGGGGACACAGACCGTGCCCGAGGCAGCACAGTTGGTACATGGGGTGAGCTTGTCGCACTTGACCTTGCGCTTGCGGCAGAGTTCGCAACTGAGTTGGGGAGTCGTGGTGGTTTTTCGCGGGGGTAGCGATCTGGCCGGGGAACTGCGTTGTTCCATCACGATGATCGAGCTGACTCTGTaattctctctctttctttctttgtctgtCTGTGTTTATCGCTTTTTTCACTCTTTTTATTGTTTCTCGTTTCTCTTTGTAGAtagatggtgatgttgaaTCTTCGACGTTGGGATGAAttgcgatgacgatggaagAAGTATCTCTTGTTTGTTCGGCGGCAAgagatgataataataagctGGATCCGGTCATCCGCTAGACGCAAGGAAACGAACGACAGGGGTTGTGGACAGGTaagttagtaagtagtatgctGCAGCATATTCGACGCAATCCTCCCAGGCAGGCCAGATCCTTCTAATTCCTGTTGCGATGAATCAGAAGGAATACGAAACGACGATGGGGGATCTCCGCACAGGACGTCAGCAAGCCCGCTGGTCAGGGCTGGTGCATGCTAAGCCCACCCGGGCATATGCACCCATTCTGGCCCCCATCGCAATCCTGCTTCCATCGGCCTTGTGCTGGTCGCGGTGCTTCTTGCTCCCGCATCCCGCTGAAACACTCTAAACCTTTTTGCCCGCTATTGTGGTCAGATTCGAACTCAAGataccttcctcccctcgcAACAAATATGATTCGGTTATTGCTCGGCTGCAAGtccccacccccttccttcttcccctctttctccctccctcagtCAACAATTCCTGCTGTGGTTCAGTCCCACCCTCATTTCGTAGTCACCTACAACGTTCTTCGCGTGGGCAGACCAAGCACAGGCAAGATCGGCCTGAGTGGTCGCCCTACCAGTCCGGTTAGAGGTTGGCGAAACTGTTACCTACTAGGTTCCTCCACCAGACCATGATCTTATCGGTTTGCTCGTGGCGCTGCGACCACGTGTGACCGGGCGATCTCGATCGATTCTCCTACCACCATAGTACTGCGTGGTCGGTCACTATCCCTAGAAAATCCCTCGTATGgagatagtagatattatCTCTCTATTCGCTTCGACTAACTGCTAGACTAAGAATCACTTCGGATATTTTAAAGCTTCTACAATGGCGTCTTCCGGAATCTAAACGCCGATGTTAGATTAAGCAGAATCTATCCCGAGGCATCGGAGGTTATCACTCTCCGACGAAGGAATGCCAGAATCCGTGGCTATTTTCCACCTGCTACCAAGTGGAGCCTTGATGATCCCTACCCGCAACAGCGATGGGACGAAATCCGAGTCTGTTTGGTGGGGAGAGCGTGTCAGATCGAACGATCAGCACTTTGCCACCTTCTACTTCTGTTTAGCATCACAGTATCTCGATATACTTTCCTCGTGTCCAGCAGTTCAGGGCTACTGGAGGATTCTCCCGGCAACCCACCCGTCTACCTTCTTGGGGCTAAACCATTCTCTCAATATTTTTCACGCTTCATCCCACCCTCTAACCTAACTTTGACTTTACTGGTCGTAACCCAGACGGGATCAACGCCCTGAGCCGGATTCTGAGCTAAGCGAACAGCGTAGCCTGCAGAATATGACAAGCCAGTTAGATATGATATCACGGTGTCGATCAGACTCCCCTCACAACAACCAGATCGCACTGTCTCCCACGCGAAACACATTCCTCTCTGGCCCACGAGTAGAGACATCCCCTGCGGCATTCTGATACAAATGAGCCACTGCAAGCCGTCAGACCACAAACTCCCTCTCGTATATGTACATAAGATGGACCAGGAGCCGTGTCGATCCTCACGGCTTGCTTGGTCACCACAAAGCATTGGACAAGCCTTGTTGGTTATACTTGGCTCTGCTTCAGTGAGCGTCTTCTTGAGCCTTTGACGACCAATACGAGCCGCACCTACTTATATCATCCCTTACATTATCTGCAAATGAAGTAGAGTCTCGGCTGaccaaccaacatcatcccaGTGCCTACTTGTTTAGGATCTGATGTGAAATTCTCGAGATAACAGACTTTGCAGTGAGTGGTCAAAATTAGATCATGTCGCGAATGACATCAGAAATGCGGTCGAACAACGTGTCGGTCCCGCTCAGGTTCGACAACAGCCGTGGCTCAGCTTATCAGAGTTATGCAGGATCCTCTCTCGCCTCCTTACGTGTATTCGTGGCAAACCTAGACATGAAACAAGtgtatctttcttcttttgacaTCTTCCTTAGCAGTGTACTATTGCACAGCCTGCCTTTATGCCTCTTCGACGATACTTCGTCATCAACACTATTTCGGCATGGGGCTGTGATGCTGACTCATGCACAACAGGCAACTAAGCATGAGGTTTGTGCTTCTGAAACCAACTAGCTAGGTAATTCTCTTATCAAAGAGTTACCTAGACAGGTAAGCTTGCCTGTGTGGTGTCAGAGCATTCACATAGTCAAGCTACCTCTCGCCTACTCAAACAGGAAATCAACTTCACTTCTTACCCAACAGCCCGTTGTTTTAGGCAACTATCTGTGGCTTTTGCTATATGATACAAATTCCTGTAGAAGGTCTCGATTGTTTGATTGAAACATGGgcatcctcaccatcccttCTTAGCCAACATAACTGTTGCCCGAGCCATGTGAGCACTAGATTCTGTGTTGTACACCTAGACTACCCGGGCGCAACAGAAGCAATTATGCATTCCTGGGCACTGATTATGCTAGTCAGCGCTATAAGGCCCTTTGCTATTATGCATTTCCTTCAATGCTTGAAGTTCAATGTTGGAGTAGGCAGCCATCCAATCTCAAGTTCGGTTCTAGTTTGATTTTACTCTTTTACAGCTGATCTGGCAACATCAGACTACTGAAATAAGCTCGTCTGGTGGGTCAGTCGATGGTGCCGGGTCTTTAGCGTATGCCATCCACAGAACTTCCCCTTGCTTAGGACGAGCAATGGTTCAAGAGACACGTGGTCGCGCAATTCCCAGGACCTGCGAAAAGCAAGGGACTCTAATTTGCGGTAGTCTCTGAGCTGAAAACTAAATCATGAGTCTAGATGCTTACTTAGCATTCGAGATTCCTGTCAACGATGTCGTGGGGCACATTGCAGCATTCCTAATGGAAGTAGCGGTTGCAATGTAACTTGCTGATTCACGCCGGATCTACCCAGGTCGCTACTGAAGATACAATTAAGATGCGATCAGCTGCTACTGCATTCCAAGCATATCATGCATCACACCAGTAAACTAAAAGTCCCCGCCAACAGACGTGGTTAGCATTCCACGTGCAAGCACCGGGGAGAACATGCCGCACACCGACAGAAGTTTCTGGCATCCAAACTGTCAAATCAAACCCCATCCACAAGTGCCGGCATTTTGCAGCCTCTAGTGGAGCCATCACTTCTAaccgagctggagaagaatggTTCCTGGGATATCCGCATGCTATTCGGAGGGCGTGGAGATTCCCCACCATCGCCTGATCCAATCCCTTCACGTCATGACTCATACACTTTTCTCCTCCCAGTTATATCTATACTTCGGCACCGTCCATGGTCCCATTCATTTCTCAACCCTTAAATGCAATCGCATCTGCCTCCATcgaatatatagtatcaacAATCAAAATGTCTCAATCCCTCCGCTTCCTCACCCTCGacgtcttcaccaccaccccctacTCCGGCAACCCGCTGGGCGTggtcttcctccccaccaacaacaccatcacacAATCCCAAAAACAAACTATCGCCCGCGAATTCAACCTCTCTGAAACCAttttcatccatcccacagACCCCGCCACCCCCTCCGTCCGCAAAATCGACATCTTCACTACAGACGAAGAACTCCCCTTCGCCGGCCACCCCACCATCGGCGCAGTCTCCTGG
The window above is part of the Aspergillus luchuensis IFO 4308 DNA, chromosome 8, nearly complete sequence genome. Proteins encoded here:
- a CDS encoding uncharacterized protein (antiSMASH:Cluster_8.9), whose translation is MSRMTSEMRSNNVSVPLRFDNSRGSAYQSYAGSSLASLRVFVANLDMKQVYLSSFDIFLSSVLLHSLPLCLFDDTSSSTLFRHGAVMLTHAQQATKHEVCASETN
- a CDS encoding uncharacterized protein (COG:Q;~EggNog:ENOG410PQMA;~InterPro:IPR029063,IPR025714,IPR016584;~PFAM:PF13847;~TransMembrane:1 (o37-57i);~antiSMASH:Cluster_8.9;~go_function: GO:0008168 - methyltransferase activity [Evidence IEA]); translation: MSSTTTTTTTTSSTPPKPQPQPQEQIYTPWRLFIYDIWVLGIVSTLAWGCRISTYLIPLFRSNVGKNHLDIGAGTGYYLNQAQIPSSTTLTIVDNETHALNVALARCKHPSTQTHGMVTDILQPSPFPDTYSTNEKQKFDSVSMYYLLHCLPVPMASKCKIFTHIKKYMTEDGVVHGANVLGKGVRKDNWFAAIIRRGCLNHGVFHNEEDNAFEFEKALRENFWEVQTWVVGSVFVFRAKRPIFDA
- the nscC gene encoding FAD-dependent monooxygenase nscC (COG:S;~EggNog:ENOG410PQ7W;~InterPro:IPR036188,IPR002938;~SMCOG1087:hypothetical protein;~antiSMASH:Cluster_8.9;~go_function: GO:0071949 - FAD binding [Evidence IEA]); this encodes MTPPILIIGAGLSGLTVSRILTNASIPNIVFEASTPDRTQGYAISLREWGYTSLLTALGDLPLRSLTRGVAPDRILGGTGWIDQALRDNHTGNLLVAPDPEVKQCIVRANRNALRTWIADSGDEEVDIRYGHRLRSVQGSMGNVTATFENGAKYQGSLVIAADGVHSTVRSQILPHVSPDIVPVVVYHGELELPRKEFDDLIRPHSGPSNILAGVGDGFNTPITVCNITPTHVHLDWSYSRPSIANKDTEDPLYRPHVSAAEAKQIPPALLEEIASRDLARPWSQLLNAEALPTHRVFNWVSRCVSVTREDVNAAQKQGVVFIGDSWHAMPIFGGEGGNHALVDAVELAEALMGKEGELDAAVTGYYDRAWRRCQEAVRRSRQRFFQLHRPMREWMEIAEKKKMMTAMKEVEAH
- the nscR gene encoding Zn(II)2Cys6 domain-containing transcription factor nscR (COG:K;~EggNog:ENOG410PVEH;~InterPro:IPR036864,IPR007219,IPR001138;~PFAM:PF00172,PF04082;~antiSMASH:Cluster_8.9;~go_function: GO:0000981 - DNA-binding transcription factor activity, RNA polymerase II-specific [Evidence IEA];~go_function: GO:0003677 - DNA binding [Evidence IEA];~go_function: GO:0008270 - zinc ion binding [Evidence IEA];~go_process: GO:0006351 - transcription, DNA-templated [Evidence IEA];~go_process: GO:0006355 - regulation of transcription, DNA-templated [Evidence IEA]), producing MEQRSSPARSLPPRKTTTTPQLSCELCRKRKVKCDKLTPCTNCAASGTVCVPIYRTRLPRGRHATRPRRVSSPPPTSAPGDTDRMIQPTVPVNEDLQERIHRLEALIQGMSSHSHTRTPSATSREQSVQLSDTSTFQTAPDPNTSPILNSSIVSKRLMLQRPDQFWADLVDEIHGLRDVVESSLAGGQEGPIPSSDSAKAEPPNDDGIGVLGLGASNPSAALRSMSPLHNPVVARQLCEVYLQQVDPVIKILHRPSLNRWMVQGEPYLAYADGHPSVEALGSAVCYSAISSMTENQCSVMFHASKADLLAESRVACETAIGRAGLLTSRDITVLQAFILYLVARRSEDRTPAVWTLIALAVRIGKGLGLYLDPETETFFDQQMRRRLWFTICLMDLQASFGQASEPLISVDESASTALPHHINDSDFDPTTAAHCDPNREGLTDTTFALVTYHAQRTGRLLNFAQHDRKVDGGISTPASSTSGTSTSRSRTCDPNWPQQQARHFEQEALRLLHFCDPGTSAYAWFTWHGTQSLIATVRLAAARPLQWHGRAPPPRREGNTELLRLCLPVLEKAQLMHTDPRAEGFRWYVTIPWYALAMALAECYVSSDTALVRYAWPLLESSYLQHEATLGRSLGGPFGQLMRRMREKLAVPAALPPSSLPSTNWSPATPPTFPGVPRPQSSNDDRHVSGCSWPVPTGSTPPADLGMPSLLPVSTWEALSPPSLDNPSLFGVPPTTTAVADGMDPGADMMWEELFSGIPFNEIAGPDMFFFDMNWGS
- a CDS encoding uncharacterized protein (COG:S;~EggNog:ENOG410PJX9;~InterPro:IPR001279,IPR036388,IPR036866;~PFAM:PF00753;~SMCOG1170:metallo-beta-lactamase family protein;~antiSMASH:Cluster_8.9), whose protein sequence is MAFRIPFAQSFWQEYLSGQEANLPRLPEVQQVTERVMRILGGNPGRMQLQGTNTYLVGTGKFRILIDTSQGEASWIQALTEQLESNGLEISHVLLTHWHGDHTGGVPDLISYNPELSSRVYKNTPDLGQQAIHDGQKFQVEGATIRAVFTPGHAFDHMCFLLEEENALFTGDNVLGHGYSVVEDLGTYMTSLSRMADLNCALGYPAHGTRIEDLPAKMKEYIQHKESRMRQVLAALERSRARMAATGGGRRAGALTFPELINSMYGGIPDEVEQALTPFLSQVLWKLAEDRKVGFEGEPNQRRWFAVGQPAAAAVRL